The Candidatus Nezhaarchaeota archaeon DNA window GCCATAGGCGTTGTAAGTGAAGTGATACTTGGAGTGCCATACTACATAGGCTCCCTCATAGCTTTGGTGATAGTTGTAGGCTACGTGATGACTGGAGGGATGTTCTCAACCGCTTGGACGACCTTCCTACAAGCATTACTGTTCATCGTGGGGGTCTACATAACGGTACCAATAATAATAAGCTGGATTGGAGGTTGGGTAGCATTAAATGAACTTGCATCACAAGTTCCAACACTTCAAAACGTCACCAGGAAAGTAGCGCCAGACTACCTCTTCGGCCCCTTCTTAGATAGTCCTGGTAGTCTAGTAAGTACTATGCCTCTTGTGGGCTGGACCTTCAACTTAACTCTCTTCGGCTTAACAGTGCCACTAGGTCTCATGGTAGTCCCTCACATAATAAACAATGTGCTATGTTACAAAGACGTCAAATATACGAGGTGGGGTCCGATAATCATGTACGTCATGGGCATGCTAGTAATCCTACTTACATCTCTAGCTGGGTTAGCTGCTAGAGTTGCATGGGCTCAAGGAAGACTTGAGATAGCTGAATTAACTTTAGCTACTGGTGAGAAAGTAAGATGGTCTGACATGGCTTACCCGACCATAGCGAAAGCAGCTCTACCCTACGAATTGTTCATATTCCTACTACCATGCATACTAGCGGCTGTCATGTCAACCACCGATAGGTTGTTGGTAACTGCCGCTAGCAACATAAGCTACGACGTCATTAAGAACGTCTTTAAGCCGACGATTAGCGAACGAAGCATTATGTGGATTAGCAGGGTCATAGTGTTGATAATTGGCCTTGGTTCATGGTCCTTAACGATAACGCCTCAGCCAATGCTTGCATGGTTCATATGGGCAGCTTTGGGCATAGCATTGAACAGCTTCTTCTGGCCAGTGGTTGGAGGACTGTTCTGGAGGAGGATGAACAAACACGCAGCGAGATGGAGTCTAGTCGCTGGATTTGTCGTCACGCTAATATGCTTCGCGACGTATGGAACGAGAATAGACATCCCAGGAGTTGCGAGCATTTATGCGGCCTTCCCAGGCTTCATCGCTAGTACGGTGGTTGCTATAGTGCTTTCCCTTGTGACGAAACCGCATTCCGAAGAGGTATTGAAAGCTACATTTACAGGGCCGTTCCTTAGACCAAAGTCCTCTTAAACCTATTAACCTTTTTTCCTTTAGTTTAAAGGCCGTTTATGTCATCTCTCCACGTTACAGGGATTTAGATGATTTGGAGGTCACAGAGTAAGCGTTAATAAGGTTGTAGGTCAAGGCTAATTTGAGGTGCGCTTTATGGTAAATGCCTGCATTCTTATGAGGACTGAGAGAGGCAGGAGCGATGACGTTGTAGCTAAGGTCAGGCAACTCGAAGGCGTGAAAGTGGCTTTTCCAACATTCGGGAGATACGATGTGGTCGTGGACGTGGAGGTCGATGATTTCAAATCTCTTGGTCAGCTGGTTCAGAAGATAAGTAGGCTTTCAGGAGTCGTATTCACAGAGACGCTTGTCGAACTCCAAACTTAAGGAGGGGTGATGATGGTCAATGCAGTGGTATTAATTAAATCAGTGGCGACTAAGCAGGACGAACTGATCAACAAGCTAAAGGTTTTGGAGTACGTTAGAAAGGTTTATCCATGTTATGGGAGGTTCGACGTCGTCGTGTTCATAGATGCCCCCGACATCGACAAGGTGAAGCTATTAACGCTAAAGATAAATTCAATGGATGGAGTTAGAAGCACCGAAACGCTTCTCGAGGCTTAAGCGCGTCCGTACACCAACTACTTCTACTTGGTGGCAATGATGAGCACTCGAAGTTTTAATGTGCAGGCTCTACTCAAGAAGCTAGACTTCAATAAACTTAATGGCTTGGTCCCAGTTGTAACAGTCGACGTCTCCACTGGTAGGGTGTTGATGCTAGCCTTCATGGATAAAGAGGCTCTAATTCGAACAGCTGAAACTGGCTTAATGCATTACTGGAGTAGGAGTAGAGGAAAACTATGGCTCAAAGGCGAGGAGTCTGGACATTATCAGAAGGTTGTAGGAGTGTATGTGGATTGTGATAACGACTCCCTCCTCTTCTTAGTAGAGCAAGTAGGGGTTGCATGTCACAAGGGAAGGCCCTCTTGTTTTCACTGCAAAGTTGAGGACGGCACTAAAGAAGAGGAGTTAGGAGGAGGGGGGTCAATACTTTCTCAACTTCAAGAAGTGATAGATCTGAGGTTGAAGGAGAAGCCTGAAGGCTCGTATACGTGGAGACTCGCATCTAAAGGCCTTCAAGCAGTGTTGAAGAAGGTGCATGAGGAGCTTTTCGAGTTCACGCATGCCTCTCTTTTGGAGGATGAGGAGAAAGTCGTGGCTGAAGCCGCTGATTTACTATACCACTTGATGCTAGCGTTATCTCTTAGGAGCTTGTCCATAGAGGACGTTATGAGGGAGCTCACTAGAAGAAGGTATAAGGAAGCTAGTGGTTCAGCAAGTTAAGTGCAATGCCGCCACAACCCTCTTCTCTCTACTTTTCTCATTATAGAGGTTGCAAGCCTCTCTCGTTGGTAGAGCTATAAGCTCTACCCCTCTCTTCTTAGCCCACTCCTTGACCTCTGGCAGTACCTTAACTATCCCGAAGTATCCCGTCCCTATTATCAGGACGTCCAGGTCCTCGTTCTCTATTAACTCTAGGTCCTTAACGCAAACCTCATGTCCCTTGACCCTCCACCACTCCCTCACCTCCTTTGGGGTTATCACCACATCCCTATTGTACTTCTTCCCATCGATCACTATCTTTCCAAACCCATATTCATCGATGCGCATTCACTAAACCTCCGCCTAAGAAGTAATCAGAAGGAAAGACTTATAAAAAAATGTATTGAAGGACGACTTGCTTCAAAGGGGCTTGCGCTGGCTATCGAGATGCCTTGCTCCTCCTCTCTTCAAGCCATCTTCCCAACACGCTGAAGCCTATGTAAGTTAACGCGCAGCCCATGAAGGTTACCCACCACCAGTTCCCCCAACCCCACACTTTTTCTGTGTAGACATAGTACCCTCCAAGGCCAGTCATTACGAAACCGTAGACCATGCAAGCCAAGGCACCATACTTATGCGCTTTTCGCCAGTAAAGGGTTAATGCCAAGACGAAGAAGAATATGCAGCCCATCCCAACAGCGGCGCCGGCCATTAGATACGCTAGGAGGTCTGGAGGTCTTACGACGACCCATATCAGCGGTATCAACGAGAATAAGGCTACAAGGCCCTTAGCCAATATTAACGACGCTCTATCGCTGAGGTTAGGCTTTAATAGCAAGACTATATCCCTGGTCACGCTCCCTGCCATCACTAAGACCATTGCTGCCAAGGTCGACATGGAGGCTGCGAACACAGCAGCGACGTACATTCCGGATATGTGCGGTCCGATCATAAGAGCCACGCATGGCGCAGCGGCATCTGCTTTTGCTGGGGATGCTGTGAAGAGTGCATCGCCGAACAAAGCTCTAGCCGATAGGCCAGTCAATATGTTGGCCCAAGGTATTGCTGAGCACATGAATATCACGAGGACCATTATCGCCATCTCTCTCTTAGTGAGAGCCCTCATACCCAAAAACCTGGCCACATTATGCGGAAAGCCGACAGCCATGGTTACGAACAGGCCTAACGTTGCCGTCAAGCCCACCACATCACTCGCAAATTGAAGGTTTGGTTTTGAGGCTAGGTCTGGTCTAAGTGGTGCTACGAGTTTAGGGTCTTGAGAAGCTAGTGCTTCGTTTAGGCCCATCGGTCCATTAACAAGCGCTAACGCCCCATATGCTAGCAAGTAGCAAGCAATGACCATAATCACTCCTTGAATAGCTAATGCCCATTGAGTTCCCGTGTAGCCTCCTAAAACCATGTACACTATCATGATTATGGCGGCTACGACTACAGATGCTTCCCAAGGAGTCCCGGTAACGACGTGCCAAGCTGTTGCGGCCGCTTTGTACTGTCCCACGGAGTATACCAACAATAGGACCACGTAGACCACGCTAGCCACTGCTGCTACGAGCTTGCTATTGTACAGAGAGCCAACCAGCTGAGGAACCGTCAAAGCCTTGAGCTCATGGAACATCTTCCTAAGCCTTGGTCCGAATATCGTGGCGCAAGGTATTATCCCCGCGAGGGTCCACACACCTGCAAGCCACATGCCTGACCAGCCGAACGTGTAGGTTATGCCCATCAGTCCAAGGCAAGCCCAACCGCTCATCCACGTAGCGCTTAGGGCGAGCCCAGTTATCACTGGGCCAAAGCTACTCCCCGATATCCATGAAATGAAGCTCTTGCTTACCTTCCTAGTCATGAAGCCAGCTATGGTGCAAAGTGTTAGCAATACTGAGAGCCATATAGCTGATGATATGATGTCTGCTGGGCTGGGCGATGGAAGCATGAGCTCAACCCTCCACCTCGCTCTTAATAGTAGTGATTATGGCGATCGCTACGCTAATCGCTATTACGCCTATGAAGCAGAGCCAGGGTACCATCAAGTCTTCCATTGCCCCCTCCCTCCATAATGTTTTTAGCGACAACCAAACCCGCGTAGGTTAAGGAGACTGGAACGCCCTTAACTTCCACGCTACCCGACTCTATCAGTCCTAGATCTCTAAGCCCTCTAAGGCTCCACTTCAACGTTGACTCCGGGATCCCTAGCTCACTCGATAGCTTCCTCACTAGACTGGAGAGAGTATGTTCACCATTGCCCTCGCAATAGAGCCTCAGTAAAATAGCTTTCTGAAGATTAGTCAGCTTTGATAAAGCAAGTCTCGTGAGGGCATGTTCGAGCTCGAGGAGAATGAGGTTCTCGTGCTTCAAGCTCTTAGTGTCGAGAATTCTCAGCGATGCTTTCTTAGTTGTTGCGTCTCTTCTTGAAAAGATAGACACCTTTGCTCAATACTCACCTCACCTGCATACAGGAGCTGAGGTAAAAGGTATTTAAGCTTTAAGGGTAAACAGTCTTGCCCATATCTCTAAAACAACGGTCTCAAAAGTCTTATTTCAATTCACATTCTTACTAGAAGTTAAGGAGAGGTAAGCGGTGTCAATTAGCGAATCAGACCTATTCAAGATATATCAAGCTCTCGGAAACCCTCATAGAAGAAACATAATAATGCTATTAGGTGAGAACCCGGAGGGCTTGACATTTTCAGAGCTAAGGAAGATGCTTAATCTAAGCGTTGGTACTCTATACTACAATTTAGATCAACTCGATGATTTAATTTGTCAGAAGAGCGATAAAAGGTACGCTTTAAGTAAGAAGGGCCTTATAGCCTACAGGATGTTGAAAGATGACCTTGAGAAGATAAAGAGCGAGCCCTCTTCGGATCTCGTCAGCAGGCTTCAAGCAATGTTCTTTCCCAGATGGTTCTTCATGTTTCTAGAGAGCAGAGGGAGCTTATTGCCATTGCTTGCCATCGCAGTTATATTGATGGGTTCGATAGCTTGCGAGTACAACGGCTTGGTCTTGAACATTACTTGGATAGGTCATACCATGACACCTTTTTTAGGCTTCTCGAGCTTCATTTGGAGTTGGTTGATAACGTCGATAGCATCATTTGTAATCGTTTCACGCAATATTAAAGAAAAACTTAAGGTAATTCCAAGGTATCTAGCCGAAATGGGCTTCGCCACGTTCCCGTTAGCAATATTCGTGGCTGTAGAGCCCATGCTGCGCTTGACGATAATTAAAGTAGTCACTCAAGTGATGTTATGGTTGCTAGCGATAATACTCATGTCCTCTGCCCTGAGTCGCTCTACTCGATGTAAACCTGAAATCGCTCTTTTGGTAGTGATCCTCGTCATGTTCATTGCTACTCTAGCAATCCCTCAGCTAGTAACGATACATTGATCAAACCTCATGTTGAATATCAATTAAACCCCTTATCTTCATGAGCAACGATGGGTAATGTTTTAAAGGTGTGAAAGAGAAGCAATTATCGTAAGATGGGATCTCGGGGTCAACGATGGCCACCTTCATATGCTTCGTGGGACACGATCTAATGAGGATAGTAGACGGGATAAATTACTGGAAAAGCAGAGAGGTCATAGACGACATAATACTAGTTCAAGATAAGAAGAAGGACAAGTACGGTTATGCTTCTAGACTTAATGCCAAGGACCTTCAGAAGATACTAACCTTTGCTGGCAAGGAACCTCAAATAATATCAGTTAACCCTCAAAGCTACGAAGACGTGTTCTCAACAATTTACTCCGTTGTTCGAAGTAGGGTCGAAGATTATGGGGGGAGGGTTTACATAGACGCAACGTCGACGACCAAAGAGGCTTATGGAGCTGTGGTGACGGTCGCCCTTATGTTTGAGGGCGTGAGGTTGTACATAGTCCCTCCAGCTGAGCGAGGATGGTACGTTCCAGACATTGACTCACCCGAGTTCCAAACATGGTTCAGCAAGGTCAGAAATGTGAGAGGACTTCAACCACAGGAAATATTTCTACCAGGCTTTAGGCTTGAGAGACTAACGTATGAGGAGGAAAGGGTGTTAATGGTCTTAGATAGCAAGGGCGGTGAGACGGACTCAATAAAGACCTTAATTCAATGGTACGGCGAGGACCCTAAAGACCCGAAGGTCAAAAACAAGTTTAGTAGGCTCGTGAATAAGCTATCGTCTAAGGGTCTCTTAATAAGTGAGGCAGGTGCAAGAGCTAAAGCGATTAAGTTGACAGAATTTGGAAGGATATACGCTAGGGCCCTAAGATATCACTATGCGCAGAAGAAGAAAAGCGAGACAGCACCTTATCCAGCCATATGAGGACGACGATTCATGGCCAGCATAATCCCTCCATTAGATAACTCAAAAGTCGTGTCTGAGGTATGTTCCTTCATAAGGAGGGTGGTTGAAGAAGCTGGTGTCAAGGGCCTGGTCATAGGACTCAGCGGAGGAGTTGATTCTTCTGTCACAGCCTACTTAGCAGTGAAGGCCTTGGGACCTAGTAGAGTGAAGGCCTTGATAATGCCGGATTATAGAGCAACACCTAAAAGTGACGTGGAGGACGCGTGGAGTGTAGCTAAGGAGCTGAATATAGAGGCGAAGGAAGTTGATATAGCGCCTATATGCGATGCCATAGTTGAAAATCATCCATATAAGGTCAAGGACGACATTCTTGCAATGGGTAATGTGAGGGCTAGGGTTAGAATGGTGCTTCTGTATTACGCGGCAAACACCATGAGGATGATGGTGTGCGGTGCTAGCGATAAATCTGAGATAATGATAGGTTACTTCACTAAGTATGGTGATGGTGGAGTTGACATAATGCCCATAGGGGACTTATATAAAACCGACGTCAGGCGATTGGCGAAATACTTGGGGATACCGGACAAGATATCTCTCAAGCCCAGTAGTCCAAGACTGTGGCCTGGCCAAACAGCTGAAGGAGAGCTCGGCATTAGCTACGACATCATAGACCCCATACTCTTCCTAGTCTATGAGAGAGGTTACAGACCAGAAGAGGTCGCGTTGAGGGTTGGGGTAAGCTTAGAGGTCGTTAATTCAGTGATCAGGAGAGTTGAGTCTTCGAGACACAAAAGGGCAATACCTCCCTTCCCCTCAGTATCCCACTTAAGATCCCGCTAAGTTCAAGTGATGGGGTGGAAGAAAGCTTTTAAGACGCCCAACATTGAGATAGTGATTGGATGGTGTTGGTAGCTTGAAATGTATTAGGTGCGGCAAATGCTGCTCAAGGACTGAAATACTGCTTTCAAACGAAGATGTGGCGAGGATAGAGGCCTTAGGCTACGACAGGAAGGACTTTGTGGTGAGGTCTGGTCCATACCTAAAATTAAGGAAGGTGGATGGGTACTGCTTTTTCTTCGACGCTTATGAAAAGACTTGCGAGATATATCCATACAGACCCATGAGTTGCAAGCTCTATCCAGTGATATACGTCTTAGGGAAGGGTCCAGAAGTTGATAGGAGCTGCCCAATGGCTTACACGGTGTCTAAGGCTGAGCTAACGAGGAAGGGTAAGCTGCTTGAGCAGCACTTAAGCAGGATATTCAAAAGGGCTAAGAGGGTATATTTGGCTAGCTTGCAAAAGTAGTAACTATGTTGGATAAATTGGATAAGGTGAGAAGCTCCATCAACGAGCTCTCTAAGAGACTTTTGAGCAAGGTTGAGGCCAAGGAAGACCTCTCACTAAAAGCTCGTAAAGCCATAAGACTCTGCGGTGAAGCCGTCTCGCTCTCCCATAGGGATCAAGTTCTCGAGGCTAAGGAGAGATTGAGAGAAGCTAAGGAGATTATTGAGGAGCTAAGACCTAAGCAACAAGACCTCGACCTGGAAGTCTTCAACGTTCTGCTTCAGGAGTACGTAGAGGCCGAAGCACTCGTAAGGATCGTGGAGGGAGGGGACATTCCATCAATCAACGAACTTCAAGTGACTGACGAAGCCTACGTACTAGGCCTAGCTGACTTAGTAGGGGAACTTAGGAGGAGGGTCCTTGAGGAGATAAGGAAGGGCAATGCTTCCAAGGCTGAGCACCTCTATACGTTAATGAAGGAGCTTTACGAGCTACTATGGCCCTTAGAGTATCCCAAATCCTTAGTGCCAGGCCTTAGGCACAAGATAGATGTCATGAGGAGGATAGTGGATGATACGCTGCATGACCTAACATTAATGAAGATGTTGAGTTTCCGTTAACTTAAGGACCCCCAGAAGGGGCAATACCTATAGGTTATCCGAAAAATCTATAAGATTTTAAGATCTCACAGAGTCTTGCCTAAAGTATTATAGCGCTTTGGGGTTTATTGATGAGCATGGAAGGCGACGCGCTTTCCTGCGCTTTAGAGGTAGTGATGACGCTTAGAAAGAAGGGGTTGTATCCCAACGATTCCTCGATAGCTGAAGAGCTTCGCATCCCTCTCGATCAAGTCAAGCAAGTGATGGAGGAGGCGGTAAAGCAAGGCTTTGTCGTAAAGAAGGACGACTACTATGATCTGACAGAGGAAGGCTTAAAGAAGGTGATAAGGCATAGAGAGCTTTTCATTCACGATCGCTTCGTTCACGGTGATAGTAGGTGGAGTTGCGGCATAACAGATTGGAGCAGACATTGGAGGCAGAGACACGGCTTAACAAGAGGCCTTCTTGCAAGCTTCTACAACGCGCTAACTGAGTTAGAAGGCAGGGTTGAAGACCTCAAGTCGCTGAGTGAGATGAGACCTGGAGAGAGGGGTGTAATCGTATCGATGGCATGCGGTCTCGGAGTTGCAAGGAGAGTTGCGGAGATGGGCCTAACGCCCGGGGTTGAGGTACTTGTAACAAGGAGGGCCCCCTTGAGAGGGCCCATAGAGGTTGAGGTTAGAGGTACGAGAGTCGTCCTGGGCTACGGATTGGCATCGAAGATAGCAGTCAAGGTCGTGAGGGCACCTCAATGAAACGTAATCTTACTATAGCCTTAGCCGGCAATGCGAACGTTGGGAAGAGCTGCATATTCAATAAGTTAACTGGCCTTAGCCAGATGGTCGGTAATTGGCCAGGCAAGACCGTGGAGAAAGCCGAGGGCACCCTTTATTTTCAAGGCTATAAGATAAGGGTGATAGACCTACCAGGGACATACTCACTCTCAACGTACTCAGCTGAGGAGGTCATAGTAAGGGATTACTTACTATCTCGCGAAGCCGATGTGATAGTAAATGTAGTGGATGCCTCAGCTTTAGAGCGAAATCTCTACTTAACACTTCAGCTCATGGAGCTACAAGTTCCGCTCATAATAGCCTTAAACCAAGTAGACATGGCTGAGAAGAAGGGGTTAATGATAGATCACGAGGAGCTATCTAGACTCTTAGGCGTCAAGGTAGTGCCGACAGTTGCCATAACGGGTAAGGGTCTTAACGAGCTCCTTCAGACAGTGATTGAGGCTGTCGAGAAGGGTCACCAGTTAGTAGCGAAGGCCCCAACATACGGTAGAGAGGTTGAGGAGAGGATTAAGTGCTTAGAAGATAACATCAAGAAGCTTGAGATAAGCAAGAAGTACCCTTCCCGATGGCTTAGCATAAAGCTCCTCGAAAGAGACCCCTTAGTCATAGAGATGGTGTCTAAGAGTGAGGGAGGAGCCGAGGTAATCAGGCTAGCTGATGAGTTAATAAGCGAGCTGGAAGAAGTGCATGGAGAATCGTCGCCCGTAATAATGGCTGCTGAGAGGTACGCCAAGATAGTTGAAATAATCTCTAAGGCTCAAAGAATAGTTGCCCCTCCAAGGGTTAAGTGGGAGAGGATCTTTGATTACGTGACCACGCACTCAGTGCTTGGTTACTTAATATTACTTTCAGTGATAGCAGGGATGCTTAGTCTAGTGTCTTACTTTGGAGGTCTCTTATCAGAGGTCATAGAGAGCTACGTAGGAGAGCCATTAATGGCAGTAGTTGAGACGCTACTACAAGCCCTCCCAGCAGAAGTCGTAGACATCGTAACTCACGGTTTAATAGCGGGCTTAGTAGCAGGGCTCGTTATAATCCTTCCATTCATAATACCATTCTATGCAATCCTCTCAATACTGGAAGATACAGGATACCTGCCCAGAGCAGCCTATTTAACTGACAGTTTCATGCACAAGATCGGTCTTCATGGAAAAGCTCTCCTACCAATACTGTTAGGCTTTGGATGCAACGTCCCAGCCTGCGTGGGATGTAGAATTCTTGAGACGGATAGGGAGCGAACCCTATGTGGGTTAGCTGTAACCTTCGTTCCCTGTGGCGCTAGGACGGTAGTCATACTAGGGCTTGTCGGGGTATACGTAGGTATACTCCCAGCCCTATCGATATACTTCATAACTTTCATGGTCTTACTCCTAGTGACTAAGCTGGCCTACGAGGTGATGCCCGGTGAGCCTATGGACTTGATAATGGAAATGCCCCCGTATAGGAGACCCAGCTTGAAGATAGTAGCTCTTAAGACTTGGAGCAAGACCAAGAGCTTTGCCGTCGTTGCCTTCCCGATAATAGTAGTTGGAAGTCTCGTCGTAGAGACGCTTAGGGTCGTGAATTTAATAGATCCCATAGTCTCGGCCATGGAGCCTCTAATCGTGGGGTTACTGGGCTTACCAGCTGAAGCCGCAGTACCGCTTATCTTCGGCTTTCTCCGAAAGGAGCTAGCCTTGGTAATGTTAGCAGAAGCGCTGAGGACCTACGACTTCTCGCTCGTAATGACGCCTAGTCAAATGTACGTTTTCGCATTAGTTGTTGCAATCTACATACCATGTGTTGCAACCTTTGCTGCATTGGTAAGAGAATTTGGATGGATAAGAGCTTTATCGATATCACTTACGACCTTAATGGTCGCAGTGCTTATTGGAACCTTAGCACACATAGCTTTAATCGCACTTAGCTTCTAATAATTGTTAAGACGTAAATATGATAAACGAACGAGTTTAAGTTCTTGCTTAACAAGCTTAAGGCCAACGTTCATGTGTAGGTTATACCGTGCTTAATTCTAAAGTGATCCGGCCCCTACTGCTTAGATTTCTTCCTAACCCTCTTCGTACGCTTGGAGCGTTGCTCAACCTCCAATATGCTCCTCAATGAGACCTCAGCTATGCTCCTAGCAACCTCATGGATTCTCTCCTCGAGCTTTAGGTACTGGGCAAGGAAGTAATCCTTAGCTTTCGATATCACGGAGCTCATCTCTTCTTCGCCTTGCGCTATTTTAATTAGTTGCTTCTCCATCATGCTCCTAACTTCCGGTCTAACTAGCTCAGGTACGTGCTTTTCGAGCTGAGTTATTAAGCGTTTACCAAGCTCAGTAGGTATGCATCGTCTAGCCTCTATGTACATGTACCCTCGATCTATGTTCGTCTGAATGTGATCCTGCATGGTTGCATCCGTTCCTATACCCCACTTTTCCATGAGCTTCAGAAGCTCACTTTCGGAGAGGTAAGGTGGCGGCTCTGTACGTCCTTCCTTAACCTCAATGCTTAGGACTCGAACCTCATCACCAACCTTGATCGGCAGGTGTGGGACTACCTTAGGATAGTCGTAATCGTATATAGCGAGGAAGCCTTTGTCGATGACTTCAAGGGTTGCATAGACGAATTTCTCCCCGCCTATGCTTAGCACATACTTCTTACTTTCAAGTTGAGCCGGTGAACTAAACGTAGCAATGAAGTGCCTAGCTATCAGCTCGTATAGCCTCCAACCATCTCTCCCAACCTCCTTTTCAACCTCACCTCTAGTAGCAGCCTTAATGGGGTGTATGGGTGGGTGAGCTTTATCATCTTTAGCTCCTGAAGTCGGCTTAGCACCTTGAGCTAATAACCTCTTAACGTAGTCTCCAAAGTCTGGGTGTGCTGCGAAAGACTTTAGCCTATTATAAGCCGAAGGAGGGTATATCTGCGTTTCAGTCCTCGGATAGCTTATGAAGCCCCTTCGATATAGCTCCTCAGCTACGTCCAACGTCCTCTTAGCTCTCATGTTGAGGTATCTGCTAGCTAAGCTCTCAAGCTCCACGGTATCAAGGGGCTTTGGTGGTGCTCTCTCACTTCTAGTCACCTTTACGTCCTCGACCTTAGCCTTTAAAGCGCCCTTAACTTTCTCTCTGACTTTCTCAGCCTCATCTTTAGAGCTAAACCTCCCCCTGATATGCTCCACTTCCACCTCTCTATCGCCTATCTTCAACTTAGCCACGATCTTGTAGAACTTTTGGCTCTCAAAGCTTTCCCTTTCTAGAGCCCTCTTGACGACGAAGTAGAGCGTCGGGCTTTGACAAGGACCATAGCTTATAAAGCGACCCTTGGGCAGTGCTAATGGGTTGACCTCCCTGACCTTCAGAGTTAAAAGCCTTGTAAATGAGGCCCCAACTACGAGGTCTATGATTGACCTGGCAAAGCTCTTCTCGGCCAGGTTCTTGTTGGGAGATCTCAAGTTGTTAAACGCTTGCAGTAGCTCCTCGTTATCTAAGCTTGAGAACCAGGCTCTCTTGAACTCAGCATATGGATTAACGGCTCTAATTACGTCAATGACCTCGAATGCTATCCCCTCTCCCTCCACATCAGCATCGAGAGCTAAGACCACCTCCTCAACTCTCCTACCAAGATCCCTCAAAACCTCAACGTATTTTGCACTTTCATCTCGAATAACTCTGATCGGCTGGACCTTGAAAAGCTCCTTCGGATCCACATAATCCCAGTCGTTAAACCTCTCGTCGAAGTCGAAGTCCATTAAGTGACCTCTAAGACCAATAACAATCCACCTCTTACCATCTTTATCGAAACGATAGCACGGTACACCTTTCACGCGAAGCG harbors:
- a CDS encoding sodium:solute symporter, giving the protein MASFQISWDAFTVFIAYLIAIAIIAYFGAKRTRTIADFVAASGALGFWTYVLLMVGSVFSGMTLIGVAGLGFTSGWANLWERVIGPAWAIAFCTILVGYKLWPLRRKYNLLTIQDYFAVRYEDPKIFRALAGIVSAVCCFAYLIGQFTAIGVVSEVILGVPYYIGSLIALVIVVGYVMTGGMFSTAWTTFLQALLFIVGVYITVPIIISWIGGWVALNELASQVPTLQNVTRKVAPDYLFGPFLDSPGSLVSTMPLVGWTFNLTLFGLTVPLGLMVVPHIINNVLCYKDVKYTRWGPIIMYVMGMLVILLTSLAGLAARVAWAQGRLEIAELTLATGEKVRWSDMAYPTIAKAALPYELFIFLLPCILAAVMSTTDRLLVTAASNISYDVIKNVFKPTISERSIMWISRVIVLIIGLGSWSLTITPQPMLAWFIWAALGIALNSFFWPVVGGLFWRRMNKHAARWSLVAGFVVTLICFATYGTRIDIPGVASIYAAFPGFIASTVVAIVLSLVTKPHSEEVLKATFTGPFLRPKSS
- a CDS encoding Lrp/AsnC ligand binding domain-containing protein translates to MVNACILMRTERGRSDDVVAKVRQLEGVKVAFPTFGRYDVVVDVEVDDFKSLGQLVQKISRLSGVVFTETLVELQT
- a CDS encoding Lrp/AsnC ligand binding domain-containing protein, whose protein sequence is MMVNAVVLIKSVATKQDELINKLKVLEYVRKVYPCYGRFDVVVFIDAPDIDKVKLLTLKINSMDGVRSTETLLEA
- the hisIE gene encoding bifunctional phosphoribosyl-AMP cyclohydrolase/phosphoribosyl-ATP diphosphatase HisIE, encoding MSTRSFNVQALLKKLDFNKLNGLVPVVTVDVSTGRVLMLAFMDKEALIRTAETGLMHYWSRSRGKLWLKGEESGHYQKVVGVYVDCDNDSLLFLVEQVGVACHKGRPSCFHCKVEDGTKEEELGGGGSILSQLQEVIDLRLKEKPEGSYTWRLASKGLQAVLKKVHEELFEFTHASLLEDEEKVVAEAADLLYHLMLALSLRSLSIEDVMRELTRRRYKEASGSAS
- a CDS encoding Mth938-like domain-containing protein, which codes for MRIDEYGFGKIVIDGKKYNRDVVITPKEVREWWRVKGHEVCVKDLELIENEDLDVLIIGTGYFGIVKVLPEVKEWAKKRGVELIALPTREACNLYNEKSREKRVVAALHLTC
- a CDS encoding helix-turn-helix domain-containing protein, whose product is MSISESDLFKIYQALGNPHRRNIIMLLGENPEGLTFSELRKMLNLSVGTLYYNLDQLDDLICQKSDKRYALSKKGLIAYRMLKDDLEKIKSEPSSDLVSRLQAMFFPRWFFMFLESRGSLLPLLAIAVILMGSIACEYNGLVLNITWIGHTMTPFLGFSSFIWSWLITSIASFVIVSRNIKEKLKVIPRYLAEMGFATFPLAIFVAVEPMLRLTIIKVVTQVMLWLLAIILMSSALSRSTRCKPEIALLVVILVMFIATLAIPQLVTIH
- a CDS encoding DUF6293 family protein, which codes for MATFICFVGHDLMRIVDGINYWKSREVIDDIILVQDKKKDKYGYASRLNAKDLQKILTFAGKEPQIISVNPQSYEDVFSTIYSVVRSRVEDYGGRVYIDATSTTKEAYGAVVTVALMFEGVRLYIVPPAERGWYVPDIDSPEFQTWFSKVRNVRGLQPQEIFLPGFRLERLTYEEERVLMVLDSKGGETDSIKTLIQWYGEDPKDPKVKNKFSRLVNKLSSKGLLISEAGARAKAIKLTEFGRIYARALRYHYAQKKKSETAPYPAI
- a CDS encoding NAD+ synthase, with translation MASIIPPLDNSKVVSEVCSFIRRVVEEAGVKGLVIGLSGGVDSSVTAYLAVKALGPSRVKALIMPDYRATPKSDVEDAWSVAKELNIEAKEVDIAPICDAIVENHPYKVKDDILAMGNVRARVRMVLLYYAANTMRMMVCGASDKSEIMIGYFTKYGDGGVDIMPIGDLYKTDVRRLAKYLGIPDKISLKPSSPRLWPGQTAEGELGISYDIIDPILFLVYERGYRPEEVALRVGVSLEVVNSVIRRVESSRHKRAIPPFPSVSHLRSR
- a CDS encoding YkgJ family cysteine cluster protein codes for the protein MKCIRCGKCCSRTEILLSNEDVARIEALGYDRKDFVVRSGPYLKLRKVDGYCFFFDAYEKTCEIYPYRPMSCKLYPVIYVLGKGPEVDRSCPMAYTVSKAELTRKGKLLEQHLSRIFKRAKRVYLASLQK
- a CDS encoding haloacid dehalogenase, with the protein product MRSSINELSKRLLSKVEAKEDLSLKARKAIRLCGEAVSLSHRDQVLEAKERLREAKEIIEELRPKQQDLDLEVFNVLLQEYVEAEALVRIVEGGDIPSINELQVTDEAYVLGLADLVGELRRRVLEEIRKGNASKAEHLYTLMKELYELLWPLEYPKSLVPGLRHKIDVMRRIVDDTLHDLTLMKMLSFR